Part of the Acropora palmata chromosome 10, jaAcrPala1.3, whole genome shotgun sequence genome, TAAAAGATTGTATCAATCATTCAAGAAGCTAGGCCTCAATATTTCTATCTCATAAGGTTGCTTACTGAGTGAGACTGATCCAATTTTGGTTTAGCATGCAACTTAACAGACTTTATGAACTCGTTCGTGCTTTTGTAACCCAATAATTTGTCACCATAGCGACGGTCAACGTTTCACGTGCGACTGGTGTTTTTTTCACGCGGTGAGCTCTCATTTTTTCGTGCAAAAATAACTATCACAGTTATCAGTGGTttcgaggctaatgggtcattttctaTTGCATTGACTTATTAGTCTCGTCTGCttgcagctgtaaacaaaacaaGCTTTCGTTGCAGGTTAAACTGCAATAACTATTTCGCTCAGTAGTAAATCAAGGATTCGActatttcaaatgtttttcaaggcAAAGCTCgcattttttctctcttttcagCTCTAAAATTTTAATGATTCATTCTTACACTTGACGAAGTTAAATTTCATTGAGAGATCCTTCCTTCTGGCACTGCTCTCCGTTTTGGACAACGTTTTCTTGATTTGTATATACTCCGTCCAACTGGTCTTGCTGTTTAGCTTGTAGTGGTTCTTTTAACTCATGCCATGGCCATAGTAATGCACCCCAAACCACAATCTCCGATCTTGCATATCGACACTGGTCGCTTCTTCCATGATTGCGTTCGCGTTTTCATCGCATGCGACATATTCCTTTGTTGCGAGAGACCTTAAGGTTACAGGACATGGAACAAACCGATTGATACTTTTGATTTGAAAGAAGTATTTGTCTTTGGTGGGAAAATCCACTAGTTTCTACAAATaagcgagaaaaaaaaaagcaaaaaagaaaattaaaatgaaataagtcCACTAAGGAAATCATTCCAACCTCGTCCCCAGGGTCTCTCTGTCGACCCTGAAagtggaaattttgaattgctGCAAAAATACGTCACCCACCAAATAGACAAATATAATCGTATGTCtaaggcccggttcagacgccgctccactcatgtgccgaacctaattgatgAATTAAGTCCGGCAAAagagcggcgtctgaatcaATTCGGTACGGCAGTTTTAATTCGGTGCGGCAACATTGTTAAGTTCGACAGGGTCTGCCGCATTATTCGACACTGGAGCGGCAACTGATTCATACGGCGCTCTTCCCATATGCCGAACCAAATGCATTAATTATGACAATGTACAATCTTCCCAAGATGTACTCCTACATTAGGTTCGACACACAGTACGCCGTCTGAATCAGTTGTCGCGCCAATGTCGCTCCAAAGTCGAACCTAattcaattaggttcggcacatgagtggagcggcgtctgaaccgggcctaaaggctggttttcacTGGCGACGGAGTCGTAGTCGGAGCCGTAATCAGAAGCCTAGAGCAATACGATCTAGTGAAAATCAAACCGACGGAGTCGGAAGCAAGAACACTGATTCCGCTTATGACTCCGTCACTTACGATCTCGTGAAAACTGGATTGTCGGAGTCTGAAGCGGAAGCGGAAGAATAAGCCAATGTTGTTTGTCGAATtaccgccatgttgtttgtcgAATTGTACTCGGAGGACCTGAGGACTAGCACTGTGATTAGTTTATTCTTCCGCTTCTGCTTCCGCTTCCGACAATCTAGTTTTCACTGGATTATAAGCGACGGAGTCACAAGCGGAATcggaagaaaatggaaacgttCTGATTCTTCCGACTCCGATTCCGTCGAGCTTATGACTCCGCTTACGACTCCGATTTTCGATTTTCACTAGGTCATAAGCTCTCTTATGACTCCGACAACGACTCCGACTCCGACTCCgtcgctagtgaaaaccagccttaagAAATCAGAAACCACAAACTCCTtcaaaaatgacaataaagAAAAGGAGCCTGTACTTTCAAAATCTTTAAATTCATCTTTGAGTGAAAACTCAAAGAAAACACAAGCCCTGATGATGTTGACGAGAAATACGCctttgcgaaaaaaaattttattcgAACGGAAAACCGTCGAGAGTTCAAGCCCCCAAAGAAACAGAAGTTCTTAAGATGATGTAACGCATTTATTTACCGATAATTCGTTGAAATTGTCTGATAAGTTCGGCCATTTTATTTGATCGAAAAGATATAACACTGTGGCAATTTAACAGTCAACAGAAATCACAGAAACCGTCTTTTCTTTGAACTTACGCGCAACATCAGTTTTCCACCCGTGTAAACACGGAGGAAGTAATTGTGACTCCCGAAAGTGTGTCTCAAGGCGATGGCATCTTTGCCGTCACATACGTCCAGATGGAAAACTGCAATGCAAAATTGCAAACAAATATTAACCGGCTAGCGATTGCAAGATAATAAGGAAAGCAAGAAATGCGAAGGACGAGATGCTGTGCTGAAAGGGGAACAAGTTCTCCCTTGGATTGGAGCGCTTCTTCGTGCGCGtgcatttttttaagtattcgttttagttttttaatttaaacaatatttttaatcGACATTTGCTCAAAGAGCACAAGGTGCCCATTGAGAGAGATTATGTCGTATCACATAAACTCATACTGCAGCAGTCATgcaaagctaaaaaaaaactggtaaaataggaaaaagaaaacagaaaaaaattatacatgacacaaaaaaaaagagggaaaAGATAACAATATGTAATCCAGTAAAGCGGtttgattggtgcattttCCGGACCGTAAAGCCATAGAGGAACGTTTATGTGATCTTGATCGCTTGGTTTACAGTGATTACCTAAATTTCTAAGGAATACAGGTCCCGCCAAATAGTGGCCAATCATATTGGTCTGAAGACCACAACGCCGGTGATTGGTCCGTGATCAAGCAAGTCGCCCGCGGGATTTCTCGAGCTGACTGCAAAATCTTAAAAATAGATAATACCGTTTACTGAAGGGCCCCATTCCAATGCAGAACGGCACTCGCCTGGGCTCTGAAATTATGCTCTGAGCCATAACATAGGACTTGCATTGGCATGGTTTTCATTGACTGTTAAAAACTGAATACCTGAACTGGAATCTGAGGGATCTGTTCCTGTGAAGTCTATGGCCAGTTTCTTCTCGCTGTCTTCAGCTTTGACAGCCGCCTTCAGGAGATTCCCATCGCTACCCCCCGTGGGTATTGCAGCGCTTCTTACAATCGCTTGGACACAGCAGCTTTCACTATAATCTGCCTAAAAAGCGggctaaagggtcattttccattgtactgacccataagcctcgtcAGCACATAGCTGTTAACGAAGGAGGCCttgcccgtgggcgcaactgcgataacagctatttcCTATAAAAACGTTTTTGGAATGGGTCATGCGCAATAGATTTGAGGGTGGAACGTTTTTAGAGCGCATACTCAGGAAAAAAGAACCAAT contains:
- the LOC141894720 gene encoding uncharacterized protein LOC141894720 codes for the protein MDSQHAQVGGQKRKRDDGSVSEDLEASSRSAPPEAKRYNGLYDEEDGRRKKADYSESCCVQAIVRSAAIPTGGSDGNLLKAAVKAEDSEKKLAIDFTGTDPSDSSSVFHLDVCDGKDAIALRHTFGSHNYFLRVYTGGKLMLRKLVDFPTKDKYFFQIKSINRFVPCPVTLRSLATKEYVACDENANAIMEEATSVDMQDRRLWFGVHYYGHGMS